The window AATTGTCACATTTGTACCTGAACCGCCCATCATAAATGAAGCAGTGGCTACTTTTAATACTGCATCGGAATACAAATTCTTTTTCTTTTCTATTTCTTTCATTATTTTATCCGTGTCATTTTTATCTTTTAATAAAATACTGAAGGTTGCCTCAGTTGGAGAACTGATTTGGCCAAACTGAGCAAAATCAGCTGAAGAGCCTGCTTGGGAAAAAACATATTTTACTTCGTCCATTTGACGGACTGATTTTTCAAGTTCGATTGTTTTTTCCTTTACCGTTTCGATTGGTGTTTCATTTGGATAACTTAACGTGGCTACCACATAGTCAGCAGAAGAATTGTCAACTGCACCTTTTGGTATGACAAAATAAGCACCGATGGATCCGATAAAAAGCAATAAAGAAATAGAGAATACCAACCATTTATGGTTAAGAGACCAAGTGACTAGCTTTGGAAAACGCTCCGCAGGCTTATGGTCAGGAAGCTTAGTGTTTTTCAATAATCCCGAACTCATTAAAGGAACAACAGTTAATGCGACGAGGAGGGAAGCCAGCAAGGAATAAGTAACGGTAAGGGCAAATGGTAACAGGAATTCTTGAAGTCCTCCATTTAATAAGCTCATTGGTAAGAAAACGGCAACAGTTGATATGGTAGAGGCCGTTATCGCTGTACCCACTTGTTTCGTTGCATCAATGACCATTTTGGCAGAGAATTTTTCTGTTTGCATTCTGCGGTATATATTTTCAATGACGACGATACTGTCATCGACCAGACGCCCGACTGCTACAGCGACACCACCGAGTGTTAAAATATTTAAGGTCACTCCAGACAAGGATAACAGGAATAAGGTAATGCAAAGTGACAATGGAATGGAAACAATTGTTATAAAAGTTGTTCGGATGTTACGTAAAAAGATCATAATTACAATCGTTGCAAATAATGCACCAAGAAGGACCTCTTTCATCATCGTTTGTACTGAGGTCTTAACCATATCAGCAGAGGCAACGTAAATGGTTGATTCCTGATTATCATACTTTTTGTTAATATCCTTAGTGACTTTTTCGATTTCTTTACTAATCGTCACTGCATTTGAATGACTGTCCTTCGTAATGCTAATGCTCAAGGCTTCGTTTCCGTTAAAACGATTAATAAAATTGGACTGTTTTGCCCCTTCAATTGATGATATGTCCTCTAGAGTTACATTTGGTGCAACTGGTAAGCTTTTTAGTTTGTCAATGCTTGATAAGTCACCAATTACCTTAATATTACTTGTTTTTCCATCTATAATCTTTTCTCCGATGGCCACGGTGGTGTTTTGTCCTTGAAGAACGCCCATAACAGATTGAAGGGATACCTGTTTTTCTGCTAATTTGGCGTTATCGATTTTAACAGAAATGACTGTATCTGCAATTCCGTAAGTATCGACTCTGGCTACACCTTTAATGTCTTTGTATAGGGGTTCAATTTTGTTTTTTACAAACTCCATATTATTAGTTGTCAGCCCGTTTTCAAAAGTTACAGCGATATTTGATATTGGAATCATCGAGGTATTTAGTTGAGAAACAATTGGCTTTGATATGTATGATGGAAATGCCACATTGGATAATGCCTCTTGGACATCTTGTTTTGCTTGCTTCATATCAGAACCTGATTCAAAGAATAGGTCTACTTTTGAAAAGCCATCTCCAGTTGAGGAATAGAGTGATTTCTTACCTTTGACTCCAGTAACCGCTCTTTCTATTGGTGTCGTCACATCGGTTTCCATTGATTTGGAGTCTGTACCTTGACCCATCGTAATAATCGTTACTTGCGGATTATCGGCTGAAGGTAAGAACTCCATTGGTAATCGGAAGTAACTGACTACACCAATGACTAATATTAATATAGTCATTAATGATACTGCGGCTTTGTTTTTAAAAGCCCATTTGGTGAAAATTGACATTTAACATTCCCTCCCTGAAAACGAATAAGATCGTGAAAAAGCATATCATAAATAAAAGGGTAGCCATTAGTAAATTTTGGAAATTTAACAAAATTTACATCTCTGAAATATAGTGCCTGGTCCTTATCACCTCCGAACGAGCCGCTTTCACCTTAAAAGGCTAAAGAATAATAATTTTGTTTATTGAACTTTTTTCACGAACACCACTTTTATTTGTTGTCCTTCCTAAATATTACATATTTTTCTAGTTTTGTAGAGACCTAATTTCTTCTACGACTTAAGTCTTACTTAGAATTTGTTCTAATCCACTAAAAAATTTGGAGCGTTATAACCTGCAACTAGTGCGTCTCGTGCTGCTACTAAATCAAATCTAATGAAATCGAGCTTGCCACGGAGTGGATCATTATCACCACTTAGCAATATAGCTTGGTCAATGTAGGTTATGGCATGGTTAGTACTATCTAGTACTTTTGCTGCTCTATCGTTGGTTAGTTTTATAAGTATTTGGTTATCTTGGATTGGGGGAACTAAAGGGGTACTAGGATAGCTAGGGTCGATTGGATATTCAATATCGAAAAGTAAAGCTTTAATGTCAAGGTAAGCCTCCGTGAGACTATCAATTGTATCTTGGAAGTATATTTCTTTAATTGGATTGGGTGGTAAAGGGAATGAGGACAATTTTTGGAAAAGGCCTAAGGCACTCTTGGAAAATCGTATTGCTTGTACCGTGTGAGCCAAGACTACTCTTACATTTGATATTAAGTAAGAAGACATTTGTTCACTCCTTGATGAAGAATTTCTTATAGTATATGTAATCAAAACAAGTTCGTAAGGGGCACTTAGGTAGTTTTCTTAAAGAAGGTTCATTAAAAAATGGAACCTGAAAATTAAAAGAGATAGCAGCATGGCTATCCCTCTTCACTAAATTCTTTGACGTTTAATTTCTCTTTTTCTACAATATCCTTTACAACATCCTCAATGGTTACATTCCCCAAAGACTTTTCTAGTGCTAGTTGAGCAATTGAAAGGAGTGGAACAATTGTATCTTGAATGTTCCGGCCCACAGGACAAGCTGGATTTGGTTTATCATGGACGCTAAACAACTCTTGCTCGTGGACAACATCAACCGCTTTATATACGTCAAGTAATGTAATTTCAGATAAATCTTTCGCTAGTTGTGCTCCTGCAATGCCAGGACGGACGTTTACTAACCCTGCATTTTTAAGCATCCCCATTATTTTCCTAATAACCGCTGGATTTGTGTTTACACTTCCAGCTATATACTCTGATGAGTTTACTCCGCCTTTATTGATCTCAATCAGAGATAGTATATGAATACCTACGGCAAACCGGCTACTGATGGACATTTTAAATCACCTTCCTTATTCCTGCCGAAAATTTCCTTCATGTAATGACCCTGTAATTAATTTGATTACCAGTTACGAGTTTATTATACCTTAAAAATACCGAATGAAATAAAAAAATATTTCGAGTAATGTGTTGACAAACACGTTACATGTAATTATTATTATTACAGGTAATAAAATAGATTACAACTAAAATCATAACAATTAATTTGGAGGAATAGAAAAATGAAAATTGCCATCATTGGTGCAAGCGGAAAAGCAGGTAGCCTTATTCTTAAAGAAGCTGTTGGAAGAGGACATGAAGTTACAGCCATTGTTAGAGATGCAAACAAAATTCAAGGTCAAAACGTTGCAGTCTTGGAAAAAGACATTTTTGCTTTAAAAGCAGAAGATATCAATACTTTTGATGCGGTCGTAAATGCATTTAATGCTGCCCCAGGACAAGAGCATCAGCACATTGAAGCTGGCAAGGTCTTAATTGAAGCACTTAAAGGTGCTCCCCAGACAAAATTGGTTGTTGTAGGAGGAGCTGGAAGCCTTTTTGTAGATGAAGAAAAAACACTTCGCGTATTAGAAACCCCAGACTTTCCTGAAGCCTATTTTCCAACTGCGTCAAACATGGGCAAAAATCTTGAAGAGCTTCAAAGCACAAGTGGAATTTTATGGACATACATCAGCCCTGCAGGTTTTTTCAATCCAGGCGGGCTGCGGACTGGTTCTTACAAAAAAGGAAAAGACCAACTGATCCTAAATGCAAAAGGCGAAAGCTATATCAGCTATGCCGATTATGCGATTGCTGTTCTTGATGAGATTGAAACCCCACAGCATGTAAACGAACGTTTTTCGGTTGTTGCCGAAGCGGAATAGAGAATTCATAAGCAAGCGACAGTTCTTGCGCTTCCAAAAGGAACCGTCCCTATACTTCTAAAGGTGATTAGTAAGCTAATGTTATGGGAATTATATATAAGTAATTTTTAAAAAACGGAGGTAATGTCATGAAACATCTTATAGTATTTTCACATCCACACGCTGGGAGCTTTAATCATGCCATTCTAGAAACAACTGTGAATGCATTAAAGAGCAAAGGCCATCAAGTTACAGTA of the Bacillus sp. 1NLA3E genome contains:
- a CDS encoding NAD(P)-dependent oxidoreductase; the protein is MKIAIIGASGKAGSLILKEAVGRGHEVTAIVRDANKIQGQNVAVLEKDIFALKAEDINTFDAVVNAFNAAPGQEHQHIEAGKVLIEALKGAPQTKLVVVGGAGSLFVDEEKTLRVLETPDFPEAYFPTASNMGKNLEELQSTSGILWTYISPAGFFNPGGLRTGSYKKGKDQLILNAKGESYISYADYAIAVLDEIETPQHVNERFSVVAEAE
- a CDS encoding efflux RND transporter permease subunit, giving the protein MSIFTKWAFKNKAAVSLMTILILVIGVVSYFRLPMEFLPSADNPQVTIITMGQGTDSKSMETDVTTPIERAVTGVKGKKSLYSSTGDGFSKVDLFFESGSDMKQAKQDVQEALSNVAFPSYISKPIVSQLNTSMIPISNIAVTFENGLTTNNMEFVKNKIEPLYKDIKGVARVDTYGIADTVISVKIDNAKLAEKQVSLQSVMGVLQGQNTTVAIGEKIIDGKTSNIKVIGDLSSIDKLKSLPVAPNVTLEDISSIEGAKQSNFINRFNGNEALSISITKDSHSNAVTISKEIEKVTKDINKKYDNQESTIYVASADMVKTSVQTMMKEVLLGALFATIVIMIFLRNIRTTFITIVSIPLSLCITLFLLSLSGVTLNILTLGGVAVAVGRLVDDSIVVIENIYRRMQTEKFSAKMVIDATKQVGTAITASTISTVAVFLPMSLLNGGLQEFLLPFALTVTYSLLASLLVALTVVPLMSSGLLKNTKLPDHKPAERFPKLVTWSLNHKWLVFSISLLLFIGSIGAYFVIPKGAVDNSSADYVVATLSYPNETPIETVKEKTIELEKSVRQMDEVKYVFSQAGSSADFAQFGQISSPTEATFSILLKDKNDTDKIMKEIEKKKNLYSDAVLKVATASFMMGGSGTNVTIDVIGENTGNLEKVAKNIKEKVKDIDGVKKVATNQDEKKTVYSLTVDPTKGNTEQIAQQLGVMLNTTPLGTINLNEKQTKVVLEPLLNTETPEDLKNIPIMTESGMVPLSEVASIQKNESSTNQFHKDGQTYLQVTATVDPAKLSEISTKINLEIFGDKKDNKGLDLPKDVDVLVGGASTQQTDDFTDLFLTMLVSIGIVFLIMVITFKSIKAPIAILCSLPLAAIGAILGILISRISVDITALLGALMLIGIVVTNAIVLLDRVRRNEENMSIREALVEATATRMRPILMTAVATICAMLPLLFKETQTGSLVSQSLAIVVIGGLALATLLTLIVIPCIYELLYFKKSRKQRMVQTTENDLQM
- a CDS encoding Rrf2 family transcriptional regulator, with the protein product MSISSRFAVGIHILSLIEINKGGVNSSEYIAGSVNTNPAVIRKIMGMLKNAGLVNVRPGIAGAQLAKDLSEITLLDVYKAVDVVHEQELFSVHDKPNPACPVGRNIQDTIVPLLSIAQLALEKSLGNVTIEDVVKDIVEKEKLNVKEFSEEG